In Pleurocapsa sp. PCC 7319, the following are encoded in one genomic region:
- a CDS encoding glycosyltransferase family 2 protein, which produces MSEIDKRLLISVIIPTYNRADLIPRAIASVTKQTYQHLEIIIVDDASEDNIASVVQSIKDSRIKYIRHQTNLGGSEARNTGIKNAQGKYIAFLDSDDVWLPDKLKLQLAAVSQQENQENLVCYGRFQISPRVFYKTSVFPARAKQENETVPDYFWLFRGEVLTSTLLISRTLAVVTMFKPGLAKHQDLDFVIRLEKQGAKFIFVPQILAIWHNEARSDRISKKANYQISLNWIEQYREQISERAYQGFLLKEIVPKMILESEQKSTVASLIFRAWQNDVVSLSSSLALLIKLVIPRKYQQQIKNLFKPTTIGYH; this is translated from the coding sequence ATGAGTGAAATAGATAAAAGGCTGCTAATTAGCGTCATTATCCCGACTTACAATCGAGCTGATTTAATCCCTAGAGCGATCGCCTCAGTAACCAAGCAAACCTATCAGCACCTGGAAATTATTATTGTCGATGATGCTTCTGAAGATAATATCGCTAGTGTTGTTCAATCAATAAAGGACTCCCGCATCAAGTATATTCGTCATCAAACTAATCTGGGTGGCTCAGAAGCCAGAAATACTGGCATCAAAAATGCTCAGGGAAAATATATCGCCTTTCTCGACTCTGATGATGTTTGGCTACCAGATAAACTTAAACTACAATTAGCTGCTGTTTCCCAGCAAGAAAACCAGGAGAATTTAGTTTGCTATGGTAGATTTCAAATCAGCCCCCGAGTTTTCTATAAAACCTCAGTTTTTCCTGCCCGAGCTAAACAAGAAAACGAAACTGTTCCTGACTATTTTTGGCTATTTAGAGGAGAAGTATTAACTAGTACTCTGTTAATTTCTCGTACTTTAGCAGTAGTAACCATGTTTAAGCCTGGATTAGCTAAGCATCAAGATTTAGATTTTGTAATTAGGTTAGAAAAACAGGGGGCAAAATTTATTTTTGTGCCTCAAATTCTAGCCATTTGGCATAATGAGGCGAGAAGCGATCGCATTTCCAAAAAAGCTAATTATCAAATTTCTCTCAATTGGATTGAACAATATCGTGAGCAGATATCTGAGCGCGCTTATCAAGGATTTTTACTCAAAGAAATAGTGCCAAAAATGATTCTAGAATCAGAACAAAAATCCACAGTAGCTAGTTTGATCTTTAGGGCATGGCAGAATGATGTCGTTTCCCTCTCCTCTAGCTTAGCGCTACTGATTAAGTTGGTAATTCCTCGTAAATATCAACAACAAATCAAAAACCTTTTTAAACCAACTACTATT